One genomic region from Nocardia vinacea encodes:
- the nuoH gene encoding NADH-quinone oxidoreductase subunit NuoH, with translation MSDLSLFGHDPLWLVIGKSLAIFAFLLLTPMMAVYLERKIVAWMQMRVGPNRVGPKGTLQAVADGVKMALKEDIVPAIVDKPIFILAPVISVVPAFMAFAVIPIGPEVSILGHRTALQLTDLPVAVLYILAITSIGVYGIVLAGWSSGSTYPLLGGLRSTAQVISYEIAMALCFATVFLLGGTMATSGIVKAQEGTWYVFLLLPSFLIYCVSMVGETNRAPFDLPEAEGELVGGFHTEYSSLKFAMFMMAEYINMATVSALATTLFLGGWHAPFPINLWDGANSGWWPALWFIAKMWTFLFVFIWLRGTLPRLRYDQFMNLGWKLLIPTSLLWVMLVATARALQNEGYEIQTPLLVISGIIISGLIVLMFLRAGRKQGAPPTVEEPASTESGTAVFLGFPTPPMPDPSTRRPEPKAGLLEPLMGFAVTFLTMFKKPNTESYPEQKVPTAPRYHGRHQLNRHSDGLEKCIGCELCAWACPADAIYVEGADNTETERFSPGERYGQVYQINYLRCIGCGLCIEACPTRALTMTNEYEMADDNRADLIYEKDRLLAPLQPGMTAPPHAMYPGATEGDYYRGNVPGGEGGSDTREPAAAGVEGGVR, from the coding sequence ATGAGTGATCTCTCTCTTTTCGGCCATGACCCGCTGTGGCTCGTCATCGGGAAATCCCTGGCGATCTTCGCCTTCCTGCTGCTCACGCCGATGATGGCGGTGTATCTGGAGCGCAAGATCGTGGCCTGGATGCAGATGCGCGTCGGCCCGAACCGGGTCGGCCCCAAGGGCACGCTGCAGGCCGTCGCCGACGGCGTGAAGATGGCGCTGAAGGAAGATATCGTACCGGCCATCGTCGACAAGCCGATTTTCATTCTGGCGCCGGTCATTTCAGTGGTGCCCGCGTTCATGGCATTCGCGGTCATTCCGATCGGGCCGGAAGTTTCGATCCTCGGCCACCGGACCGCACTGCAGCTCACCGATCTGCCGGTTGCGGTGCTCTACATCCTCGCCATCACCTCGATCGGCGTGTACGGCATTGTGCTGGCGGGTTGGTCGTCGGGTTCGACATATCCGCTGCTGGGCGGATTGCGCTCGACCGCGCAGGTGATCTCCTACGAGATCGCGATGGCGCTGTGCTTCGCGACGGTGTTCCTGCTCGGCGGCACCATGGCCACCTCCGGGATCGTGAAGGCGCAGGAGGGCACCTGGTACGTCTTCCTGCTGCTGCCGTCGTTCCTGATCTACTGCGTGTCGATGGTCGGTGAGACCAACCGTGCGCCGTTCGACCTGCCCGAGGCCGAAGGCGAGTTGGTCGGCGGCTTCCACACCGAATACTCCTCGCTCAAATTCGCCATGTTCATGATGGCCGAATACATCAATATGGCAACAGTTTCCGCGCTCGCCACCACGCTGTTCCTCGGCGGCTGGCACGCACCGTTCCCGATCAACCTGTGGGACGGCGCGAATTCCGGCTGGTGGCCCGCGCTGTGGTTCATCGCCAAGATGTGGACTTTCCTGTTCGTGTTCATCTGGTTGCGCGGCACGCTGCCCCGCCTGCGCTATGACCAGTTCATGAATCTCGGCTGGAAGCTGCTGATCCCGACCTCACTGCTGTGGGTGATGCTGGTCGCCACCGCCCGGGCGCTGCAGAACGAGGGCTACGAGATCCAGACGCCACTGCTGGTGATCAGCGGAATCATCATCTCCGGACTGATCGTGCTGATGTTCCTGCGGGCCGGACGCAAACAGGGTGCGCCGCCGACGGTCGAGGAACCTGCCTCGACGGAATCGGGCACTGCGGTCTTCCTCGGCTTCCCGACGCCACCGATGCCGGATCCATCGACGCGGCGTCCGGAACCCAAGGCGGGACTGCTGGAACCATTGATGGGCTTCGCGGTGACCTTCCTGACCATGTTCAAGAAGCCCAATACCGAGTCCTACCCGGAACAGAAAGTTCCGACCGCGCCCCGCTATCACGGCCGCCACCAGCTCAATCGGCATTCGGATGGTCTGGAGAAGTGCATCGGCTGCGAGTTGTGCGCATGGGCCTGCCCCGCGGATGCGATCTACGTCGAGGGCGCGGATAACACCGAGACCGAACGCTTTTCGCCCGGCGAACGCTACGGACAGGTCTACCAGATCAACTACCTGCGCTGCATCGGCTGCGGATTGTGCATCGAGGCATGCCCGACCAGGGCGCTGACCATGACCAACGAGTACGAGATGGCCGATGACAATCGCGCCGATCTGATCTACGAGAAGGACCGGCTGCTCGCTCCGCTGCAGCCCGGTATGACCGCACCGCCGCACGCGATGTATCCCGGTGCGACGGAAGGCGATTACTACCGCGGCAACGTCCCCGGCGGTGAAGGCGGTTCGGATACCAGGGAGCCCGCCGCCGCGGGCGTGGAAGGAGGCGTGCGGTGA
- a CDS encoding NADH-quinone oxidoreductase subunit J: MTEFILAAEPLTHTSTGETVQFWILGPLAVIGALGMVFAGKAVHSAICLAATMIVLATFYMAQDALFLGVVQIVVYTGAVMMLFLFVLMLVGVDSPESLGETLRGQRLSAAAVGLGFGLLLISGIANGIRNSGTTYPAKGFAYQDVIGQLAELIFVRYVWAFELTGALLITATIGAMILAHRENFGPRLDQRELSRRRFRGAYDPARPSDRATPLPTPGVYARHNAVDIPARLPDGSFEELSVSTILRHRRTRALTEAAVISVGTTPTFASEVEEPETPAREADEEGKR; the protein is encoded by the coding sequence GTGACCGAATTCATCCTGGCCGCCGAGCCACTGACCCACACCTCCACCGGCGAGACCGTCCAATTCTGGATCCTCGGCCCGCTCGCGGTGATCGGCGCACTCGGCATGGTTTTCGCGGGCAAGGCCGTGCATTCGGCGATCTGCCTGGCCGCCACCATGATCGTGCTCGCGACCTTCTATATGGCACAGGACGCGCTGTTCCTCGGCGTCGTGCAGATCGTCGTCTACACCGGCGCGGTCATGATGCTGTTCCTGTTCGTGCTCATGCTGGTCGGCGTCGACTCCCCCGAATCGCTCGGGGAAACACTGCGCGGGCAGCGGCTCTCGGCCGCCGCCGTCGGACTCGGCTTCGGGCTGCTGCTGATCAGCGGCATCGCCAACGGCATCCGCAACTCCGGAACCACCTATCCGGCAAAGGGATTCGCATATCAAGACGTGATCGGCCAACTCGCCGAACTGATCTTCGTCCGGTATGTGTGGGCCTTCGAACTCACCGGCGCACTGCTCATCACAGCCACCATCGGCGCGATGATCCTGGCGCACCGGGAGAATTTCGGGCCGCGCCTGGATCAGCGGGAGCTCTCACGCCGCCGCTTCCGCGGCGCCTACGACCCGGCCCGGCCCTCCGACCGCGCCACCCCGCTGCCGACGCCGGGTGTGTACGCCAGGCACAACGCGGTCGATATTCCGGCGCGGCTGCCGGACGGATCCTTCGAGGAGCTGTCGGTCAGCACCATCCTGCGGCATCGCCGCACCAGGGCGCTCACCGAGGCGGCGGTCATCTCGGTCGGCACGACCCCGACCTTCGCCTCGGAGGTCGAGGAGCCCGAAACCCCCGCCCGCGAGGCAGACGAGGAAGGCAAGCGGTGA
- the nuoK gene encoding NADH-quinone oxidoreductase subunit NuoK: MNPENYLFLSALLFTIGAAGVLLRRNAIVVFMCIELMLNAVNLAFVTFARLHSNLDGQVFAFFTMVVAAAEVVVGLAIIMTIFRVRRSTSVDDANLLKF, translated from the coding sequence GTGAATCCTGAGAACTACCTGTTCCTGTCCGCCCTGCTGTTCACCATCGGCGCGGCCGGTGTGCTGCTGCGGCGCAACGCCATTGTGGTGTTCATGTGCATCGAGCTGATGCTCAATGCGGTGAATCTCGCCTTCGTCACCTTCGCCAGGCTGCATTCGAATCTGGACGGTCAGGTGTTCGCGTTCTTCACCATGGTGGTGGCCGCCGCCGAAGTCGTCGTCGGACTCGCCATCATCATGACCATCTTCCGCGTCCGCCGTTCGACCTCGGTCGACGACGCCAACCTGCTGAAGTTCTGA
- the nuoL gene encoding NADH-quinone oxidoreductase subunit L has product MLPALPLAGAVVLLLIGRYSDKWGHLLGCATALASFGFAVVAFFHMLDRDDAARAIHKDFFSWVPVDGLQVDFSLQLDQLSVCFALLITGVGSLIHIYSVGYMNHDPGRRRFFAYLNLFLAAMLLLVLADNYLVLYLGWEGVGLASYLLIGFWYHKPTAATAAKKAFVVNRVGDMGLAIAMFTMFATFGSIDFGSVFATAPQAGEGTLTAIGLLLLLAACGKSAQVPLQSWLGDAMEGPTPVSALIHAATMVTAGVYLIARSGPIFDLAPNARLGVVLVGAVTLLFGAIVGCAKDDIKKALAASTMSQIGYMVLAAGLGPAGYAVAIMHLLTHGFFKAGLFLGAGSVMHAMDDETDMRRYGGLRKLLPVTYVTFGLGYLAIIGVPPFAGFFSKDRIIEAAFNQGGASGLALGAVTLFGAGLTAFYMTRVMMMTFFGEPRWPEHLRGSAAGADTHPHEAPAVMTGPMILLAIGSVAAGGLFVFGSSLQNWLEPVVGAHHGEEVVPAGVVTALALLVVAVGIGFAYNQFAQREIPETAPEAVSALTIAARKDLYGDAVNEGVFMRPGAYLTRSLVFLDNRGIDGIVNGTAALIGGLSGRIRKVQSGFVRSYALSMFTGAALVAAALLAVRLW; this is encoded by the coding sequence ATGCTGCCCGCGCTGCCGCTGGCCGGCGCCGTCGTGCTGCTGCTGATCGGGCGCTACAGCGATAAGTGGGGGCATCTGCTCGGCTGTGCCACCGCGCTGGCCTCGTTCGGCTTCGCCGTCGTCGCGTTCTTCCACATGCTCGACCGTGATGATGCTGCCCGCGCAATCCACAAGGATTTTTTCAGCTGGGTGCCGGTCGACGGGTTACAGGTGGACTTCAGCCTCCAATTGGACCAGCTGTCGGTGTGTTTCGCGCTGCTGATCACCGGCGTCGGATCGCTGATCCACATCTATTCCGTCGGCTATATGAACCACGATCCGGGACGGCGGCGGTTCTTCGCCTACCTGAATCTGTTCCTGGCGGCGATGCTGCTGCTGGTGCTGGCGGACAACTACCTGGTGCTGTATCTCGGCTGGGAGGGCGTCGGTCTGGCCTCCTATCTGCTGATCGGTTTCTGGTACCACAAGCCGACCGCGGCAACCGCGGCCAAGAAGGCGTTCGTGGTCAACCGGGTCGGCGATATGGGGCTGGCCATCGCCATGTTCACCATGTTCGCGACCTTCGGCTCGATCGACTTCGGCTCGGTGTTCGCGACCGCGCCGCAGGCGGGCGAGGGCACGCTGACAGCGATCGGGTTACTGCTGCTGCTGGCCGCGTGCGGTAAGTCCGCGCAGGTACCGCTGCAGTCCTGGCTCGGTGACGCGATGGAGGGTCCGACACCGGTCTCCGCGCTCATCCACGCGGCCACCATGGTGACGGCGGGTGTGTATCTGATCGCGCGCTCCGGGCCGATCTTCGATCTCGCGCCCAATGCACGGCTCGGTGTGGTGCTGGTGGGTGCGGTGACGCTGCTGTTCGGTGCGATCGTCGGTTGCGCGAAGGACGACATCAAGAAGGCGCTTGCGGCGTCCACCATGAGCCAGATCGGTTATATGGTGCTGGCCGCAGGCCTCGGCCCGGCCGGATACGCGGTCGCCATCATGCATCTGCTCACCCATGGCTTCTTCAAGGCCGGGCTGTTCCTCGGGGCCGGATCGGTCATGCACGCGATGGATGACGAGACCGACATGCGCCGCTACGGCGGACTGCGCAAACTGCTGCCGGTCACCTACGTCACCTTCGGGCTCGGCTATCTGGCGATCATCGGAGTGCCGCCGTTCGCCGGATTCTTCTCCAAAGATCGGATCATCGAGGCAGCGTTCAACCAAGGCGGCGCAAGCGGTTTGGCACTGGGTGCGGTGACACTGTTCGGTGCCGGGCTGACCGCGTTCTACATGACGCGCGTGATGATGATGACGTTCTTCGGCGAGCCTCGCTGGCCCGAACACTTACGCGGCTCCGCCGCGGGGGCCGATACCCATCCGCACGAGGCACCCGCGGTGATGACCGGCCCGATGATTCTGCTCGCGATCGGTTCGGTGGCGGCGGGTGGACTGTTCGTCTTCGGGTCGTCGCTGCAGAACTGGCTCGAACCTGTGGTCGGGGCGCATCACGGCGAGGAGGTCGTGCCCGCGGGCGTGGTGACCGCCTTGGCGCTGCTCGTGGTCGCTGTCGGAATCGGCTTCGCCTACAACCAGTTCGCGCAGCGTGAGATTCCCGAGACCGCACCGGAAGCGGTGTCGGCGTTGACGATCGCGGCTCGCAAGGATCTCTACGGCGACGCGGTCAACGAGGGCGTATTCATGCGTCCCGGTGCGTATCTGACCCGGTCGCTGGTCTTCCTCGACAATCGCGGCATCGACGGCATCGTCAACGGGACTGCCGCGCTGATCGGCGGACTGTCCGGGCGAATCCGGAAGGTGCAGTCCGGCTTCGTCCGGTCGTATGCCCTGTCCATGTTCACCGGCGCGGCACTGGTGGCCGCCGCCCTGCTGGCAGTGAGGCTCTGGTGA
- a CDS encoding NADH-quinone oxidoreductase subunit M: protein MSDFPWLTTLWLLPVVGAVAVLLLPASQRTLARVLAFGVALAVLVLGIVLAVRFEPGGAQYQFVESHEWIPAFGAGYTLGLDGIALVLVLLTAALVPLLILAGWNDEREVGSGRRVSHTYVALTLLVEAMVLISFVSLDILLFYVFFEAMLVPMYFLIGGFGPRSADLAHRQQRSRAAVKFLLYNLFGGLIMLAAVIGLYVLTARQGLGSGTSGTFDFRTVVAAANAGQLGAGPAVLNALFLGFMFAFAVKAPLWPLHTWLPDAAVAATPSSAVLMMAVVDKVGTFGMLRYCLLLFPDASGTYAPLVITLAVIGIIYGALLAIGQTDVMRLIAYTSISHFGFIILGIFAMTSQGQTGATLYMVNHGISTAALFLIAGFLVSRRGTRAIAAYGGVQKVAPVLAGTFFIAGLATLSLPGLAPFISEFLVLLGTFNRYGFAAVIATGALVLAALYVLWMYQRMMTGPVKEGNERLYDLVPRELAVVVPLIAALLFLGIYPKPVLDFINPAVGQTLTTIGVHDPAPKTPAIPAAGADHGGAHK from the coding sequence GTGAGTGACTTTCCCTGGTTGACCACGCTGTGGTTATTGCCGGTTGTCGGCGCGGTGGCGGTGCTGTTGTTGCCCGCGTCGCAGCGCACCCTGGCGCGCGTGCTGGCATTCGGTGTCGCATTGGCGGTGCTGGTGCTCGGCATCGTATTGGCCGTGCGGTTCGAACCCGGTGGGGCGCAATATCAGTTCGTCGAATCGCACGAGTGGATTCCGGCCTTCGGCGCGGGTTACACCCTCGGGTTGGACGGGATCGCGCTGGTGCTGGTGCTGCTCACCGCGGCGCTGGTACCGCTGCTGATCCTGGCCGGGTGGAACGATGAGCGCGAGGTCGGCAGCGGGCGTCGGGTGTCGCACACCTACGTCGCGTTGACATTGCTCGTCGAGGCGATGGTGCTGATTTCCTTTGTCTCACTCGACATTCTGCTGTTCTACGTGTTCTTCGAGGCGATGCTCGTTCCGATGTACTTCCTCATCGGCGGATTCGGGCCGCGCAGTGCCGATCTGGCGCATCGTCAGCAGCGCTCGCGGGCGGCGGTGAAATTCCTGCTGTACAACCTGTTCGGCGGTCTGATCATGTTGGCCGCGGTGATCGGGTTGTATGTGCTCACCGCACGGCAGGGCCTCGGATCCGGAACGTCGGGCACCTTCGATTTCCGCACCGTGGTGGCGGCAGCCAATGCCGGACAGCTCGGCGCCGGTCCGGCGGTGCTGAATGCACTGTTCCTCGGGTTCATGTTCGCCTTCGCGGTGAAGGCGCCGCTGTGGCCGTTGCACACCTGGCTGCCGGATGCGGCGGTGGCGGCGACGCCGTCGAGTGCGGTGTTGATGATGGCGGTGGTCGACAAGGTCGGCACCTTCGGCATGTTGCGCTACTGCCTGCTGCTGTTCCCGGATGCCTCGGGAACCTATGCGCCCCTGGTGATCACGCTCGCGGTGATCGGCATCATCTACGGCGCGCTGCTGGCCATCGGACAGACCGATGTGATGCGGCTGATCGCCTACACCTCGATTTCGCACTTCGGATTCATCATTCTCGGCATCTTCGCGATGACCAGTCAGGGGCAGACCGGGGCCACGCTCTACATGGTCAATCACGGCATCTCGACCGCGGCACTGTTCCTGATCGCGGGATTCCTGGTGTCGCGCAGGGGCACTCGGGCCATCGCCGCCTATGGCGGGGTGCAGAAGGTGGCGCCGGTGCTGGCGGGCACCTTCTTCATCGCCGGTCTCGCCACCCTGTCGCTGCCGGGCCTGGCGCCGTTCATCAGCGAATTCCTGGTGCTGCTCGGCACATTCAACCGGTACGGATTCGCGGCGGTGATCGCGACCGGTGCGCTGGTGCTGGCCGCGCTGTATGTGCTGTGGATGTACCAGCGGATGATGACCGGGCCGGTCAAGGAGGGCAACGAGCGGCTCTATGATCTGGTGCCGCGCGAGTTGGCGGTGGTGGTGCCGTTGATCGCGGCGCTGCTGTTCCTCGGCATCTATCCGAAACCGGTGCTGGACTTCATCAATCCCGCGGTGGGTCAGACGCTCACCACCATCGGCGTCCATGATCCCGCGCCGAAGACGCCCGCGATCCCCGCAGCGGGGGCCGATCACGGAGGTGCCCACAAATGA
- the nuoN gene encoding NADH-quinone oxidoreductase subunit NuoN: MSSLLAASMPAPSIEYAKLSPMLIVFGVAVVGVLVEAFAPRRHRYAIQVPLGLAGLVAALVAVLRLFGTEATVMVGAVAIDGVTLFLQGTILVVSILALLFMAERGAEPRPQVRSGPGTWSVAAAAVGRGVDAFTPQASAVPGSAGEIAAVRAGVATTEVFPLTMLAIGGLLLFPASNDLLTMFVALEVLSLPLYLLCGLARRNRLLSQEAALKYFLLGSFSSAFFLYGVALLYGQAGTVKLGGIADAITQHPQNTTLALLGVAMLAVGLLFKIGAVPFQSWVPDVYQGAPSSVTGFMAAATKIAAVGALLRVLQIAVPGLRDDWRPVLAAIAIATMVIGAVMAITQTDVKRMLAYSSVAHAGFILTGLAAANEAGTSAILFYLLAYGLGTLGAFAVVSLVRDAAGDEATAMSQWAGLGRRSPWLATVFALFLLSFAGLPLTGGFVAKFAVFQAAASGGATYLVIVGVISSAIAAFFYIRVIVLMFFTDPPTAAPTVAAPFLTTTVVAFTAGATVLLGIIPQMLLDLSDRASTFVR, from the coding sequence ATGAGCAGTCTGCTCGCGGCAAGTATGCCCGCGCCGAGCATCGAATACGCCAAGTTGTCACCGATGCTGATCGTGTTCGGCGTGGCGGTGGTCGGGGTGCTCGTCGAGGCGTTCGCGCCGCGCCGCCACCGGTACGCCATCCAGGTGCCCCTCGGGCTGGCCGGGTTGGTGGCGGCGCTGGTTGCGGTGCTGCGGTTGTTCGGGACCGAGGCGACCGTGATGGTCGGTGCGGTGGCGATCGACGGTGTGACGCTGTTCCTGCAGGGCACGATCCTCGTCGTGTCGATTCTGGCGCTGCTGTTCATGGCCGAACGCGGTGCCGAGCCGCGGCCGCAGGTGCGTTCCGGTCCCGGGACATGGAGTGTTGCCGCGGCCGCTGTCGGCCGTGGCGTGGACGCGTTCACCCCGCAGGCCTCCGCGGTGCCCGGTAGTGCGGGTGAAATCGCCGCGGTCCGTGCGGGTGTCGCGACCACCGAGGTGTTCCCGCTGACCATGCTCGCGATCGGTGGCCTGCTGCTGTTCCCGGCCTCGAACGATCTGCTGACCATGTTCGTGGCGTTGGAGGTGTTGTCGCTGCCGCTGTATCTGCTGTGTGGGCTGGCGCGCCGCAATCGGTTGCTCTCGCAGGAAGCGGCGCTGAAATACTTTCTGCTCGGGTCGTTTTCGTCCGCGTTCTTCCTCTATGGCGTTGCGCTGCTGTACGGGCAGGCAGGGACGGTCAAGCTCGGTGGGATCGCCGATGCGATAACCCAGCATCCGCAGAACACCACCCTGGCGTTGCTCGGTGTGGCGATGCTGGCGGTGGGGCTGCTGTTCAAGATCGGCGCGGTGCCGTTCCAGTCGTGGGTGCCCGATGTGTATCAGGGTGCGCCCAGTTCGGTTACCGGGTTCATGGCCGCGGCGACGAAGATCGCCGCTGTCGGTGCGCTGTTGCGGGTGCTGCAGATCGCCGTGCCCGGTCTGCGTGACGACTGGCGTCCGGTGCTCGCCGCCATTGCCATCGCGACCATGGTGATCGGCGCGGTCATGGCGATCACCCAGACCGACGTCAAACGCATGCTCGCCTACTCTTCGGTCGCGCATGCCGGATTCATCCTCACCGGTCTCGCTGCGGCGAATGAGGCTGGTACCTCGGCGATCCTGTTCTATCTGCTGGCGTACGGGCTGGGCACACTCGGTGCGTTCGCGGTCGTCAGCCTGGTCCGCGACGCCGCCGGTGACGAGGCGACCGCCATGTCCCAGTGGGCCGGCCTCGGCCGCCGCTCCCCCTGGCTGGCAACGGTTTTCGCCCTGTTCCTGCTCTCGTTCGCGGGCCTGCCCCTCACCGGCGGCTTCGTCGCCAAGTTCGCGGTCTTCCAGGCCGCGGCCTCCGGCGGCGCCACCTACCTGGTGATCGTCGGTGTCATCTCCAGCGCCATCGCCGCCTTCTTCTACATCCGCGTCATCGTCCTGATGTTCTTCACCGACCCACCCACCGCCGCCCCGACCGTCGCGGCACCATTCCTCACCACCACAGTCGTCGCATTCACCGCGGGCGCCACCGTCCTGCTCGGCATCATCCCGCAAATGCTGCTCGACTTGTCCGACCGCGCATCGACTTTCGTCCGCTGA
- a CDS encoding GNAT family protein, whose amino-acid sequence MTQQLPPWPNTPPTSGPIILREYTEADTHLAIEMGADPYIPLIGSLPAFPNATEALNWVHRQRGRHAEGIGFSFAIADAETGNAVGGIGLWLQNLAKGRAAAGYSVSPAHRGRGFAGAALQALTTFAWTIPTLHRVELYIEPWNTGSIRVAESGGYLREGLLHSYQEIGGTRRDMLLYAATRDTGTS is encoded by the coding sequence ATGACACAGCAGCTACCACCTTGGCCCAACACGCCACCGACCAGCGGCCCGATCATCCTGCGGGAGTACACCGAAGCCGACACCCACCTCGCGATCGAGATGGGCGCGGACCCGTACATCCCGTTGATCGGGAGCTTGCCCGCTTTCCCGAACGCCACCGAGGCACTGAACTGGGTGCACCGTCAACGCGGCAGGCACGCCGAAGGAATCGGTTTCTCCTTCGCTATAGCTGACGCAGAAACCGGCAACGCTGTGGGCGGGATCGGCCTTTGGCTGCAAAACCTGGCGAAGGGTCGAGCGGCAGCGGGCTATTCGGTCTCTCCGGCACATCGCGGCCGCGGATTCGCTGGGGCCGCACTACAAGCCCTGACAACTTTTGCCTGGACCATCCCAACTCTGCACCGCGTCGAGCTCTATATCGAGCCATGGAATACCGGCTCGATCCGCGTCGCGGAATCCGGCGGCTACCTCCGCGAAGGCCTGCTGCACAGCTACCAGGAGATCGGCGGCACGCGACGTGACATGCTCCTCTACGCTGCCACGCGCGACACGGGCACATCCTGA